One Gemmatimonadaceae bacterium DNA window includes the following coding sequences:
- the ftsZ gene encoding cell division protein FtsZ, which yields MIFEFEESATLNARMKVVGVGGGGGNAVNRMIDEHLEGVEFISVNTDAQALLASKSDVKIQIGKKLTRGLGAGARPEIGRQAIEENREEVSRTLTNSDLVFITCGMGGGTGTGAAPVVAELAKEAGALTVGIVTKPFLFEGRKRMRQAEQGIADMRKNVDTMIVVPNERLLAVVGKGIPFQDALKKADEVLLHATQGISSLISVTGLVNVDFADVRTVMHSGGSALMGTGIGRGENRAIEAAQQAISSPLLDNVSISGATGVLVNITGGADLTLGEVHQINEIIHDAVGDDAEIIFGAVHEPAMQGEIRVTVIATGFDKAMQPMLVTPVQSLTATPGPGAKSSPVIPFPANRPARVSGSPNGRTSSTDAPRPSRPGPLDKGTQDLSDMEIPTFIRRQMD from the coding sequence ATGATCTTCGAGTTCGAAGAGAGCGCGACGCTAAACGCTCGCATGAAGGTGGTGGGCGTCGGCGGTGGTGGTGGCAACGCCGTCAATCGCATGATCGACGAGCATCTGGAAGGCGTCGAGTTCATCTCCGTCAACACGGATGCGCAGGCGTTGCTCGCGTCGAAGTCCGACGTGAAAATCCAGATCGGCAAGAAGCTGACGCGCGGACTCGGCGCTGGCGCGCGGCCCGAGATCGGCCGGCAAGCGATCGAGGAGAATCGCGAAGAAGTTTCGCGGACGCTCACGAATTCCGATCTCGTCTTCATCACCTGCGGCATGGGAGGCGGCACCGGTACGGGTGCGGCGCCTGTCGTCGCTGAGTTGGCGAAGGAAGCGGGCGCGCTCACGGTCGGCATCGTCACGAAGCCGTTCCTCTTCGAGGGGCGCAAGCGCATGCGCCAGGCAGAGCAGGGCATTGCCGACATGCGCAAGAACGTCGACACGATGATCGTCGTGCCCAACGAGCGGCTGCTCGCGGTCGTTGGAAAGGGCATTCCATTTCAGGATGCCTTGAAGAAGGCGGATGAAGTCTTGTTGCATGCGACGCAGGGCATCTCGTCGCTCATCAGTGTGACCGGCCTGGTCAACGTCGATTTCGCCGACGTTCGCACCGTTATGCATTCAGGTGGCTCGGCGCTCATGGGCACGGGCATCGGCCGCGGTGAGAATCGCGCGATCGAGGCGGCACAGCAGGCGATCAGCTCGCCGTTGCTCGACAACGTGAGCATCTCCGGTGCGACCGGTGTGCTGGTGAACATAACCGGCGGCGCCGATCTCACGTTAGGCGAAGTGCATCAGATCAACGAGATCATCCATGACGCCGTCGGTGACGACGCCGAGATCATCTTCGGCGCGGTTCACGAGCCGGCGATGCAGGGAGAGATCCGTGTCACGGTCATCGCGACCGGCTTCGACAAGGCGATGCAACCGATGCTCGTCACGCCGGTCCAATCGCTGACGGCGACGCCTGGTCCTGGTGCGAAGAGCTCTCCTGTGATTCCGTTCCCCGCCAATCGTCCTGCTCGTGTGAGCGGCAGCCCCAACGGACGAACGTCGTCGACCGACGCGCCGCGTCCATCACGACCGGGCCCGCTCGACAAGGGCACTCAGGATCTCAGCGACATGGAGATCCCGACGTTCATTCGGAGGCAGATGGATTGA